A part of Tistrella mobilis genomic DNA contains:
- a CDS encoding TonB-dependent siderophore receptor, producing MISDEEGFDGMRDGAGRVTIAAGVGFGLMTVLAPVGLVALTAGASVAVAAGMDRIAFDIPARPLDEALAAFGRQAGVQVSGAAEVVAGRRGGAVQGQFSVDEALGRLLAGTGIGWITEADGTVTLLPAPPSDGTTRLDPLTVTGSRRAVETATGPVEGYLATRSFTATKTDASILETPLSVQVVPRDVIEDQGSLNLKDVYENVSGVQQAGNTLNAQSEVLPMIRGFESPGLLRNGLRATSTGAVDLVNVERVEVLKGPASILYGALEPGGVVNVVTKRPQAEAAYVLEQQLGTDELFRTSVDLTGPVTADRDLLYRLNAAYTDAGSFRDEMEVDRYAVAPSLLWLPDDDTELLVDLAVVHEEQPYDTGIPLGTDGRPLVDPSTFFGDPDLDGRTIDDYTAAYQLTHRLDDTWTLRNQLQFHRADAKNEALRPRGVVDDPAGAQLRFRYQNEDRREDEIQFVLDATAAFQTGTVDHEVLLGAELIRQESDFRRYRANAPNVPISNNPQVDYQPPSDQPKDRIQGKTEWAGFYLQDQVSLLDDGRLKLLLGGRYDVVHQENESGGVAAPDVDDGAFTGRAGLLYRLTPQYSVYASVTQSFLPQTPGTLDQSGSPLDPEEGLQYEVGAKAAFFDEQLLATVSVFQIEKENVAVFDNAFYNATGGSAYMADVRERSRGIEFDLTGQLTDGLKVVANYAFTETETLSNPDDPSAVGQPLGGVPRHKARLWMSYDFQEGDRAGGLDLYGWGLGGGVRYTGTSTAQFDPSIELDDYIVTDAALWYAWGGGRVGLNVYNLFDEAYIVRASDRSIAHPGQPFAVLGSLTLRF from the coding sequence ATGATCTCCGACGAGGAAGGGTTCGACGGTATGCGGGATGGGGCAGGGCGGGTAACGATCGCCGCCGGGGTCGGCTTCGGGCTGATGACGGTGCTGGCGCCGGTCGGGCTGGTGGCCCTGACGGCCGGGGCGTCGGTGGCGGTGGCCGCCGGCATGGACCGGATCGCCTTCGACATCCCGGCCCGGCCGCTGGACGAGGCGCTGGCCGCCTTCGGCCGTCAGGCCGGGGTTCAGGTCAGCGGCGCGGCCGAGGTGGTCGCGGGGCGGCGGGGCGGCGCGGTGCAGGGGCAGTTCAGCGTCGACGAGGCGCTGGGCCGGCTGCTCGCCGGCACCGGCATCGGCTGGATCACCGAGGCGGACGGCACCGTGACCCTGCTGCCGGCCCCGCCATCCGACGGGACCACCCGGCTCGACCCGCTGACCGTCACCGGCAGCCGCCGGGCAGTTGAGACGGCGACCGGCCCCGTCGAGGGCTATCTCGCCACCCGCAGCTTCACCGCAACCAAGACCGATGCGTCGATCCTGGAGACCCCGCTCTCGGTGCAGGTGGTGCCGCGCGACGTGATCGAGGATCAGGGCTCGCTCAACCTCAAGGACGTTTACGAGAATGTGAGCGGCGTCCAGCAGGCGGGCAACACGCTGAACGCCCAGTCCGAAGTCCTGCCGATGATCCGCGGTTTCGAATCGCCCGGCCTGCTGCGCAACGGTCTGCGGGCGACATCGACCGGCGCGGTCGATCTGGTGAATGTGGAGCGGGTCGAGGTGCTGAAGGGGCCGGCCTCCATCCTCTATGGCGCGCTGGAGCCGGGCGGCGTGGTCAATGTCGTCACCAAGCGCCCGCAGGCCGAGGCGGCCTATGTTCTGGAGCAGCAGCTCGGCACCGACGAGCTGTTCCGCACCTCGGTCGACCTGACCGGGCCGGTGACCGCCGATCGCGACCTGCTCTACCGGCTGAACGCGGCTTATACCGATGCCGGCTCGTTCCGCGACGAGATGGAGGTCGACCGCTATGCCGTGGCCCCCAGCCTGCTCTGGCTGCCGGATGACGACACCGAGCTTCTGGTCGACCTTGCGGTGGTGCACGAGGAACAGCCCTATGACACCGGCATCCCGCTCGGCACCGACGGCCGGCCGCTGGTCGATCCGTCGACCTTTTTCGGCGATCCCGATCTCGACGGGCGGACCATCGACGACTACACCGCCGCCTATCAGCTGACCCACCGCCTCGACGACACCTGGACGCTGCGCAACCAGCTTCAGTTCCACCGCGCCGATGCGAAGAACGAGGCGCTCCGGCCGCGGGGCGTCGTGGACGATCCGGCCGGTGCCCAGCTGCGTTTTCGGTACCAGAACGAGGATCGGCGCGAAGACGAGATCCAGTTCGTGCTCGATGCCACGGCGGCGTTCCAGACCGGGACGGTCGATCACGAGGTTCTGCTGGGCGCCGAACTCATCCGCCAGGAGTCCGATTTCCGGCGGTACCGGGCCAACGCTCCCAATGTCCCGATCTCGAACAATCCGCAGGTCGATTATCAGCCGCCGAGCGACCAGCCCAAGGACCGGATTCAGGGCAAGACCGAGTGGGCGGGGTTCTACCTTCAGGACCAGGTCTCCCTGCTCGACGATGGCCGGCTGAAGCTGCTGCTCGGCGGTCGCTACGACGTCGTCCACCAGGAGAATGAGAGCGGCGGGGTTGCCGCACCCGATGTCGATGACGGCGCCTTCACCGGCCGTGCCGGGCTGCTCTACCGGCTGACGCCGCAATATTCCGTCTATGCCAGCGTGACCCAGTCCTTCCTGCCCCAGACGCCGGGAACACTCGATCAGTCCGGATCGCCCCTCGATCCCGAAGAGGGGCTGCAATACGAGGTCGGCGCCAAGGCGGCCTTCTTCGACGAGCAGCTTCTGGCGACGGTCTCGGTCTTCCAGATCGAGAAGGAGAATGTCGCGGTCTTCGACAACGCCTTCTACAACGCGACCGGCGGTTCGGCCTATATGGCGGATGTGCGCGAGCGCAGCCGCGGCATCGAATTCGATCTGACCGGCCAGCTGACCGACGGGCTGAAGGTGGTGGCCAATTATGCCTTCACCGAAACCGAGACCCTCTCCAATCCGGACGATCCCTCCGCGGTGGGCCAGCCGCTGGGCGGCGTGCCCCGCCACAAGGCGCGGCTGTGGATGAGCTATGACTTCCAGGAAGGCGACCGCGCGGGCGGGCTCGACCTCTATGGCTGGGGGCTCGGCGGCGGCGTGCGCTATACCGGCACCAGCACGGCCCAGTTCGACCCCAGCATTGAACTCGACGACTACATCGTGACCGATGCAGCGCTCTGGTATGCCTGGGGCGGCGGCCGGGTCGGGCTCAATGTCTACAACCTGTTCGACGAGGCGTATATCGTCCGCGCCAGCGACCGGTCGATCGCCCATCCGGGCCAGCCCTTCGCGGTGCTCGGCTCGCTGACGCTCAGGTTCTGA
- a CDS encoding PepSY-associated TM helix domain-containing protein — MPPIDRPAGRARTGLFSRKGLFRIHAWIGLVLGYLLYVICLSGTMAVFGHELAWLGDPAKRVAAPAAGTPRMSWQGLYDRVAAAHPDLSILGLAMDPDALRRPAWALVAGRDGDLRRVPVDPWTGEPGPQKAGLDLHLWLRVFHKQLYVVPGVTGVHGALIVGALALPLLVALVTGVITTRRWWQAAVTLRPGRSARLFWSDLHRFAGVWSMLIGILICLTGLWYLVETAADTAGTGFTEGPALPRIAGAQAQAAPPVDLDLAVARAAETFPALVVTTILPPRRPGHPLVLAGSGDGVLLRDGTEGVALDPTTGAVLQIRDAAGLTLLQRWVNTADPLHFGTFGGVATRILWLVAGLLVSAGILAGLIGAWLRLDRRQAGGPPGRVRIGRVRMGALATILPCLGLLLAAIHGSWVYGVVAARPKLLPGEVASIGLAPGEMAILVVILAALVAPLPLWIRLTIRRQASVKSPAGGAATKIASHLHH, encoded by the coding sequence GTGCCGCCGATCGACCGCCCCGCCGGCCGTGCCCGCACCGGCCTCTTCAGCCGCAAGGGTCTGTTCCGGATCCATGCCTGGATCGGGCTGGTCCTCGGCTATCTGCTCTATGTGATCTGCCTCTCGGGCACGATGGCGGTCTTCGGCCATGAACTCGCCTGGCTGGGCGATCCGGCGAAGCGGGTCGCGGCCCCGGCGGCCGGCACGCCGCGGATGTCGTGGCAGGGGCTGTACGACCGGGTCGCCGCCGCCCATCCGGATCTCAGCATCCTGGGGCTCGCCATGGATCCGGACGCTCTGCGCCGGCCGGCCTGGGCGCTGGTGGCGGGGCGGGACGGCGATCTCCGCCGGGTGCCGGTCGATCCCTGGACGGGGGAGCCCGGCCCCCAGAAGGCCGGGCTGGACCTGCATCTCTGGCTCAGGGTTTTCCACAAGCAGCTCTATGTCGTGCCCGGCGTGACCGGGGTGCACGGGGCGCTGATCGTGGGGGCGCTGGCCCTGCCGCTGCTGGTGGCACTGGTCACGGGGGTCATCACCACCCGCCGCTGGTGGCAGGCGGCGGTGACCCTGCGCCCCGGCCGCAGCGCCCGGCTGTTCTGGTCGGATCTCCATCGTTTCGCGGGCGTGTGGTCGATGCTGATCGGCATCCTGATCTGTCTGACCGGGCTCTGGTATCTGGTCGAGACGGCGGCCGATACCGCCGGCACGGGCTTTACCGAAGGCCCGGCCCTCCCCAGGATCGCGGGGGCACAGGCGCAGGCGGCTCCGCCGGTCGATCTCGATCTGGCCGTGGCGCGTGCCGCAGAGACTTTTCCGGCGCTGGTGGTAACGACCATCCTTCCGCCCCGCCGGCCGGGCCATCCGCTGGTGCTGGCGGGAAGCGGGGATGGCGTGCTGCTGCGCGACGGTACCGAGGGCGTCGCCCTGGACCCCACGACCGGCGCCGTGCTCCAGATCCGCGATGCGGCGGGGCTGACCCTGCTTCAGCGCTGGGTGAACACCGCCGATCCGCTGCATTTCGGCACCTTCGGCGGCGTGGCGACCCGCATTCTGTGGCTGGTGGCGGGGCTGCTGGTCAGCGCCGGCATCCTGGCCGGGCTGATCGGGGCCTGGCTGCGGCTGGACCGCCGGCAGGCCGGAGGCCCCCCGGGCCGGGTGCGGATCGGCCGGGTGCGGATGGGCGCTCTTGCCACCATCCTGCCCTGTCTGGGGCTGCTTCTGGCCGCCATCCATGGCAGCTGGGTCTATGGCGTGGTGGCGGCCCGGCCGAAGCTGCTGCCGGGCGAGGTCGCCTCAATCGGGCTGGCCCCGGGAGAGATGGCCATCCTGGTCGTGATCCTGGCGGCGCTGGTGGCGCCGCTGCCGCTCTGGATCAGGCTGACCATCCGGCGGCAGGCGTCCGTCAAAAGTCCGGCAGGTGGGGCGGCGACGAAAATTGCATCACATCTTCACCATTAA
- a CDS encoding methyl-accepting chemotaxis protein yields MRISLSSKIILANALILGVLAVATTVMMLGAREQRRQMEVATAAAGLAAGDAHDLVATVQRVNIDIVQIQQWLTDVSATRAQDGLDDGFTEAADARARATKGLAEARRIATRIGAREVVADMDRVAAALPGFYELGVAMAQAYVRDGPAAGNRMMVHLDSQTEELSAALTAVVDGVEAIASDARSRMETELAAAGGIADRSARTAVILLIAGVAIALLVMAVLHRHISVPLARMTGVLGRIGEGDLSVTVPAAGRRSDEIADMARNLALLHERTAENQRLRDQQAETRRRADEARRAAMARMAETVERESRVAVDRVAGDARTMDEAARAMALSAQGVGSDAGNVAAAAGQALANAQAVASATEELSLSIREIAGQVDHAMSVSRDAVRHGEHTRQTIDSLSAAVGQISEVAGLIRDIAEQTNLLALNATIEAARAGEAGKGFAVVASEVKGLASQTSRSTEVITAKIAEIQAVTGTAVEAVAAIARAIGEMDHVSATIAAAVEQQTAATEEIARNVDQTATANREVARRITTVSSEAEASGRKALTVQEVSAEVARGVRDLREALVRAVRTATDEAEGGASPESSSGRG; encoded by the coding sequence ATGCGCATCTCGTTGAGCTCAAAAATCATTCTCGCCAACGCCCTGATCCTTGGCGTCCTGGCGGTGGCGACGACGGTCATGATGCTGGGGGCGCGCGAACAACGCCGTCAGATGGAGGTCGCCACAGCCGCCGCCGGGCTGGCGGCGGGCGATGCGCATGATCTGGTCGCCACCGTCCAGCGGGTGAACATCGATATCGTTCAGATCCAGCAGTGGCTGACCGATGTCTCGGCCACCCGCGCCCAGGACGGCCTGGATGACGGTTTCACCGAGGCCGCGGATGCGCGGGCGCGGGCGACAAAGGGGCTGGCCGAAGCGCGACGGATCGCCACCCGCATCGGCGCGCGCGAGGTGGTCGCCGATATGGATCGGGTCGCTGCCGCCCTGCCGGGATTTTACGAGCTGGGCGTCGCGATGGCGCAGGCCTATGTCCGGGACGGGCCCGCCGCCGGCAACCGGATGATGGTTCATCTCGACAGCCAGACCGAAGAACTGTCCGCCGCCCTGACCGCGGTCGTCGACGGTGTGGAGGCGATCGCCAGCGATGCCCGCAGCCGGATGGAGACGGAGCTTGCCGCCGCCGGCGGCATCGCCGATCGCTCGGCCCGGACCGCGGTGATCCTGTTGATTGCCGGTGTCGCGATCGCCCTGCTGGTGATGGCGGTGCTTCACCGTCACATTTCGGTGCCGCTGGCCCGCATGACCGGGGTGCTGGGCCGGATCGGCGAGGGCGATCTGTCGGTCACCGTGCCCGCCGCCGGCCGCCGCAGCGACGAGATCGCCGATATGGCGCGGAACCTGGCCCTGCTGCACGAGCGCACGGCCGAGAACCAGCGCCTGCGCGACCAGCAGGCCGAAACCCGGCGGCGGGCCGACGAGGCGCGCCGGGCGGCGATGGCCCGGATGGCCGAGACGGTGGAACGGGAATCGCGCGTGGCCGTCGATCGGGTCGCCGGGGATGCCCGCACCATGGACGAGGCCGCACGGGCGATGGCGCTGTCGGCGCAGGGTGTCGGCAGCGATGCCGGCAATGTGGCGGCGGCGGCCGGCCAGGCGCTTGCCAATGCCCAGGCGGTGGCCAGCGCCACCGAGGAACTCAGCCTGTCGATCCGCGAGATCGCCGGTCAGGTCGACCACGCCATGTCGGTCAGCCGCGACGCGGTTCGCCATGGCGAGCATACCCGCCAGACCATCGACAGCCTGAGTGCGGCGGTCGGCCAGATCAGCGAGGTGGCGGGGCTGATCCGCGACATCGCCGAGCAGACCAATCTTCTGGCGCTGAATGCGACGATCGAGGCCGCCCGTGCCGGCGAGGCCGGCAAGGGGTTCGCGGTGGTGGCGAGCGAGGTGAAGGGGCTGGCCAGCCAGACCAGCCGGTCGACCGAGGTGATCACCGCCAAGATCGCCGAGATCCAGGCGGTGACCGGCACGGCGGTGGAGGCGGTGGCCGCGATCGCCCGGGCCATCGGCGAGATGGACCATGTCTCGGCGACGATTGCAGCCGCGGTCGAGCAGCAGACGGCGGCGACCGAGGAAATCGCCCGCAATGTCGACCAGACGGCGACCGCCAATCGCGAGGTCGCCCGGCGCATCACCACCGTCTCGTCCGAGGCGGAGGCATCGGGCCGCAAGGCCCTGACGGTGCAGGAGGTGTCGGCAGAGGTCGCCCGCGGCGTGCGCGATCTGCGCGAAGCCCTGGTGCGGGCGGTACGCACCGCCACCGACGAGGCCGAGGGTGGTGCATCCCCGGAAAGCAGCTCCGGCCGGGGCTGA
- the truA gene encoding tRNA pseudouridine(38-40) synthase TruA, translating into MQRWKFTVEYDGTGYVGWQRQDGLPSVQQVLEEAIEAYTGSPCTLRAAGRTDAGVHASAQVVHVDLPRADSPFTTMSAINHFLKPEAVAVVDAEAVPDSFDARFTAIGRGYTYRILNRRAQPALDRNRLWHVPWPLDLEAMTAAAARLLGHHDFSSFRSTDCQAKSPMRTLDELTIRRAGDEVLIRTRAQAFLHNQVRIMVGTLAMVGRGRWTPDDVTRALQARKRAAAGQTAPPQGLCLDLVAYPPPELWAEMASRRRARPVDAEAAGNDPDEVDGD; encoded by the coding sequence ATGCAGCGCTGGAAGTTCACCGTCGAATATGACGGCACCGGCTATGTCGGCTGGCAGCGCCAGGACGGGCTGCCCTCGGTCCAGCAGGTGCTGGAAGAGGCGATCGAAGCCTATACCGGCAGCCCCTGCACGCTCCGCGCGGCGGGGCGCACCGATGCCGGCGTCCATGCCTCGGCCCAGGTGGTGCATGTGGATCTGCCCCGCGCCGACAGCCCCTTCACCACCATGTCGGCGATCAACCACTTTCTGAAGCCGGAAGCGGTGGCGGTGGTGGATGCCGAAGCGGTGCCGGACAGTTTCGACGCCCGTTTCACCGCCATCGGCCGTGGCTATACCTATCGGATCCTGAACCGCCGGGCACAGCCGGCACTGGACCGCAACCGGCTGTGGCATGTGCCCTGGCCGCTGGATCTGGAGGCGATGACCGCCGCCGCCGCCCGGCTGCTGGGCCATCACGATTTCTCCAGCTTCCGATCTACCGACTGCCAGGCGAAATCGCCGATGCGCACGCTCGACGAGCTGACCATCCGGCGCGCGGGCGACGAGGTGCTGATCCGCACCCGCGCCCAGGCCTTCCTGCACAACCAGGTGCGGATCATGGTCGGCACGCTCGCCATGGTCGGCCGGGGCCGCTGGACGCCCGACGACGTCACAAGGGCGCTTCAGGCCCGCAAACGCGCCGCCGCCGGCCAGACCGCACCGCCCCAGGGGCTGTGCCTGGACCTGGTCGCCTATCCGCCGCCGGAGCTTTGGGCCGAGATGGCGAGCCGCCGCCGCGCCCGCCCCGTGGACGCCGAAGCGGCGGGCAACGATCCGGACGAGGTCGACGGCGACTGA
- the fmt gene encoding methionyl-tRNA formyltransferase — translation MSTDTPARAPHRARVVFMGTPDFAVPSLDALVAAGHEVICVYTQPARPAGRGQKLQPTPVAARAEALGIPVRTPATLRDPADRAAFADLDADVAVVAAYGLILPRPVLDAPAHGCINVHASLLPRWRGAAPIHRALLEGDAETGVTIMQMEAGLDTGPMLATCRVPIGPRMTAQELHDRLAADGAALLARTLPGVLDGSITAEPQPETGVTYAKKLEKAEGRIDWTADAARIDRLVRAFTPWPGAFFELEGESLRLIEAAPSATAVPAGTMAGTLLADGRSVACGDGRALRLIRAQRAGRKPMTLDDLARGFPALAPGARLG, via the coding sequence ATGAGCACCGACACCCCCGCCCGCGCCCCGCACCGGGCGCGCGTCGTTTTCATGGGCACGCCCGATTTCGCCGTCCCCTCGCTCGATGCCCTGGTTGCCGCCGGGCATGAGGTGATCTGCGTCTATACCCAGCCGGCCCGGCCGGCCGGGCGCGGCCAGAAGCTGCAGCCCACCCCCGTGGCGGCCCGGGCGGAAGCGCTGGGCATCCCCGTGCGCACGCCGGCGACGCTGCGCGATCCGGCCGACCGCGCGGCTTTCGCCGATCTTGACGCCGATGTCGCAGTGGTCGCAGCCTATGGGCTGATCCTGCCCCGGCCGGTGCTGGATGCGCCGGCCCATGGCTGCATCAACGTCCATGCCTCTCTGCTGCCGCGCTGGCGCGGTGCCGCGCCCATTCACCGCGCGCTGCTGGAAGGCGATGCGGAAACCGGCGTCACCATCATGCAGATGGAAGCCGGGCTGGATACCGGGCCGATGCTCGCCACCTGCCGGGTGCCGATCGGCCCGCGGATGACGGCGCAGGAGCTGCACGACCGGCTGGCGGCCGACGGCGCGGCCCTGCTGGCCCGCACCCTGCCGGGGGTTCTGGACGGCAGCATCACCGCTGAACCGCAGCCGGAAACCGGCGTGACCTATGCGAAAAAGCTGGAAAAGGCCGAAGGCCGGATCGACTGGACGGCCGATGCCGCACGGATCGACCGGCTGGTGCGCGCCTTCACCCCCTGGCCCGGCGCCTTCTTCGAGCTGGAGGGCGAAAGCCTGCGGCTGATCGAGGCGGCCCCCTCTGCCACCGCGGTGCCGGCCGGCACGATGGCCGGCACGCTGCTGGCCGACGGCCGGTCGGTCGCCTGCGGCGACGGTCGGGCGCTGAGGCTGATCCGGGCCCAGCGCGCCGGCCGCAAGCCCATGACCCTGGATGATCTGGCCCGCGGCTTTCCGGCGCTTGCCCCCGGCGCCCGGCTCGGCTGA
- the def gene encoding peptide deformylase, whose amino-acid sequence MAIMPILTAPDPRLTKTATPVARVDDDVRRLMDDMLETMYAAEGIGLAAPQVGVLQRVIVIDVCWGREGKEPTPLFMANPEIVWVSDEDKTYEEGCLSLPSHYADVVRPAAVRVRYLDRDGAVQEIEDDGLLAVCVQHEIDHLDGVLFVDHLSSIKRNMILRKLVKARRLGNDKPEKAPITAAV is encoded by the coding sequence ATGGCCATCATGCCCATCCTCACCGCGCCCGATCCGCGCCTGACCAAGACCGCGACCCCGGTCGCGCGCGTCGACGACGACGTGCGCCGGCTGATGGACGACATGCTCGAGACCATGTATGCCGCCGAGGGGATCGGGCTCGCGGCGCCGCAGGTGGGCGTGCTGCAGCGGGTGATCGTGATCGACGTCTGCTGGGGCCGCGAAGGCAAGGAGCCGACGCCGCTCTTCATGGCCAATCCTGAAATCGTCTGGGTCTCGGACGAGGACAAGACCTATGAAGAGGGCTGCCTGTCGCTGCCCAGCCATTACGCCGATGTGGTGCGGCCGGCCGCCGTGCGGGTGCGCTATCTGGACCGCGACGGCGCCGTGCAGGAAATCGAGGATGACGGCCTGCTGGCGGTCTGCGTCCAGCACGAGATCGACCATCTGGACGGGGTGCTGTTCGTCGACCATCTGTCGTCGATCAAGCGCAACATGATCCTGCGCAAGCTGGTCAAGGCCCGCCGCCTGGGCAACGACAAGCCCGAGAAGGCGCCGATCACCGCCGCAGTCTGA
- a CDS encoding DNA recombination protein RmuC — protein MPDFASLDPVPLAIAALLLVVLVAGGWVAAAAARRARAAEDAALDQAEILERLAGDLARAQAQQAGRMEQVVAALAAQQAQVDARLQTQERMIAETVDARLTTLSARLEHRFDLEGTRAAQATADLRARLAVIDQAQRNIADLGQKVVGLQDILANKQARGAFGEVQLADLVGQMLPPGAYAMQATLSNGRRADCLIHLPHPPGPIVVDAKFPLESFHLLRQADSDARRTEAARAFRTAVMAHVKAISDRYLIPGETADGAVMFLPSEAVYAELHGNFQDVVEKAFRARVWIVSPTTLMATLTTIRAVLKDVRVREQAAEIRAQVTALLDDLARLDDRAAKLVRHFEQAAEDLRGVRLSADRAARRAERIDALQLGDRGTEDEVG, from the coding sequence ATGCCTGATTTCGCCAGCCTCGACCCCGTTCCGCTCGCCATCGCAGCCCTGTTGCTGGTGGTGCTGGTCGCCGGCGGCTGGGTTGCGGCGGCGGCCGCCCGCCGGGCCCGTGCGGCCGAGGATGCCGCCCTCGACCAGGCGGAGATCCTGGAACGGCTGGCGGGGGATCTGGCCCGTGCCCAGGCCCAGCAGGCGGGGCGGATGGAGCAGGTGGTGGCGGCCCTTGCCGCCCAGCAGGCGCAGGTGGATGCCCGGCTTCAGACCCAGGAGCGGATGATCGCCGAGACGGTGGATGCCCGCCTGACCACGCTTTCGGCCCGGCTGGAGCATCGCTTCGATCTGGAAGGCACCCGTGCCGCCCAGGCGACGGCGGATCTGCGCGCCCGGCTGGCGGTGATCGATCAGGCCCAGCGCAACATTGCCGATCTGGGGCAGAAGGTGGTCGGGCTGCAGGACATCCTGGCCAACAAACAGGCCCGCGGCGCCTTCGGCGAGGTCCAGCTTGCCGATCTGGTCGGCCAGATGCTGCCGCCCGGCGCCTATGCGATGCAGGCGACACTGTCAAACGGCCGCCGCGCCGACTGCCTGATCCATCTGCCGCATCCGCCGGGGCCGATCGTCGTCGATGCCAAATTTCCGCTGGAAAGCTTCCATCTGCTCCGCCAGGCCGACAGCGATGCCCGGCGGACCGAGGCGGCGCGCGCCTTCCGCACGGCGGTCATGGCCCATGTGAAGGCGATTTCGGACCGCTATCTGATCCCGGGCGAAACCGCCGACGGCGCGGTGATGTTCCTGCCGTCGGAAGCGGTTTATGCCGAACTGCACGGCAATTTTCAGGACGTGGTGGAAAAGGCCTTCCGCGCCCGGGTCTGGATCGTTTCTCCCACCACGCTGATGGCGACGCTGACCACCATCCGGGCGGTGCTCAAGGATGTGCGGGTGCGCGAGCAGGCGGCCGAGATCCGTGCCCAGGTCACCGCCCTGCTCGACGATCTCGCCCGGCTCGACGACCGGGCGGCGAAGCTGGTCCGCCATTTCGAACAGGCGGCAGAGGATCTGCGCGGCGTCCGCCTGTCGGCCGACCGGGCCGCCCGCCGGGCGGAGCGCATCGACGCCCTGCAGCTGGGCGACCGGGGCACGGAGGACGAGGTCGGCTGA
- a CDS encoding glycosyltransferase gives MARLLLLTAGTEGDVRPFVNLAARLVARGHEVGLAAPAGDAEMVAESGAQHLKLAIDFRDMARQGQAHAAGLPGLIDRLTRAGTLTRVVDALFETTARGRSFRPDAIIAHPKYTGAADLAQTLQVPWAQVALLPCIAPTAVVPNAALFARDMGPWANRASYCLTPLLARPLAGRTDRWRAESLGLPPRRKAPPPAARLVLNAFSAALLPRIDDWGPEVATTGFWRAENDAAADTGLPIEAAAFATRATARRRPLIHIGFGSMSGVDGNGVARSLARAIERADVAALVTTGWGGIDGRALDRLAGDRVLVLDRMPHARVFPHVDLVVHHGGVGTLASGLMAGRAAVICPWGADQPFWAARAVDGGYGLRGPGLRQLAAGGLGTGDRLGRTIRRALRHGPLTDTARRIGRRLRAEDGAHAAMLAIEDMLRGR, from the coding sequence ATGGCCCGCCTGCTGCTGCTCACCGCCGGAACCGAGGGGGATGTCCGCCCCTTCGTCAATCTGGCGGCGCGGCTGGTGGCACGCGGTCACGAGGTGGGGCTGGCCGCCCCCGCAGGCGATGCGGAGATGGTCGCCGAAAGCGGCGCGCAGCATCTGAAACTCGCCATCGATTTCCGCGACATGGCCCGGCAGGGGCAAGCCCATGCCGCCGGCCTGCCCGGGCTGATCGACCGGCTGACCCGGGCGGGCACGCTGACCCGCGTTGTCGACGCGCTGTTCGAGACCACCGCCCGCGGACGTAGCTTCCGGCCCGACGCGATCATCGCCCATCCGAAATATACCGGCGCCGCCGATCTGGCCCAGACGCTGCAAGTGCCCTGGGCGCAGGTGGCGCTGCTGCCCTGCATCGCCCCCACCGCCGTGGTGCCCAATGCCGCCCTGTTCGCCCGCGACATGGGCCCCTGGGCGAACCGGGCCAGCTATTGCCTCACCCCCCTGCTCGCCCGGCCGCTGGCCGGCCGCACCGATCGCTGGCGGGCGGAAAGCCTGGGCCTGCCCCCCAGGCGCAAGGCACCGCCGCCCGCGGCCCGGCTGGTGCTCAACGCCTTTTCCGCGGCCCTGCTGCCGCGCATCGACGACTGGGGGCCCGAGGTCGCAACCACCGGCTTCTGGCGTGCGGAAAACGATGCGGCGGCCGATACCGGCCTGCCGATCGAGGCGGCGGCCTTCGCCACCCGCGCAACCGCCCGCAGGCGGCCGCTGATCCATATCGGGTTCGGCAGCATGAGCGGGGTGGACGGCAACGGCGTCGCACGCTCTCTGGCCCGCGCGATCGAGCGCGCCGACGTGGCGGCGCTGGTCACCACCGGCTGGGGCGGGATCGACGGCCGGGCGCTGGACCGCCTGGCCGGCGACCGGGTGCTGGTGCTGGACCGCATGCCCCATGCCCGGGTCTTCCCGCATGTCGATCTGGTGGTTCATCACGGCGGGGTGGGCACGCTGGCGAGCGGGCTGATGGCCGGCCGCGCCGCGGTGATCTGCCCCTGGGGCGCCGATCAGCCCTTCTGGGCGGCCCGGGCCGTGGACGGCGGCTATGGCCTGCGCGGGCCCGGGCTGCGCCAGCTGGCGGCGGGGGGGCTGGGCACCGGCGACCGGCTTGGCCGCACGATCCGCCGCGCGCTCCGCCACGGCCCGCTGACCGACACCGCCCGCCGGATCGGCCGCAGGCTGCGCGCCGAAGACGGCGCGCATGCGGCCATGCTGGCGATAGAAGACATGCTCCGCGGCAGGTGA